The region CGACCCACaagggttgttgtttttctccatgcactgtttgtttgcactccCGTGCGCACAAGGACTGCTAAAGGATCACGCGCAGTCCAGCAAAGGGCTCTCGGAACTTGCCCGGTTTCTTTTTCTGGTGGAGAGCCGctagcagagaggaggaaagacgGAATCGCTGAGCTGGAGGCAGTTTGTTACAAGAACTCTGATTTTCTCCGATGGAATGAGACGCTGCAGAAACTCTCCTAAACTTGTGGAGAACTTTTCATTTGGCGTCTCCTTTGTCCGTGAGACTTCCTATTTGAATTGTCAGCAAAATCATGTATGGATAGCGGGATCTTCGCGGAAGAATCCGGCTCAAATGGGCAGCGCTGACGGGTTTATGGAGCCGGGATTACACAGCGCAGTGCCAGCCTGTTGAACGCCCACACACGGGCCTATCACACACCATCTGCCCCGGAATAAATAAGACTGCAGTGTAGATCCATGGAAGTAGAGTAAAAGTTTCACATGACACTGCTCTGAATTTCCCTTTCTTGCAGCCAGAACAATGGCAAGCTCTGGCGCACGGACTAAGAGCGTCTGCAGATCTATTTGGCCTCTTGTaagtgtgcttttgtttttaggGTACTCCTCCGTGGCCTCGCCGTCCCACGGCCGGCGGCTGATATGCTGGCAAGCCATCATGAACTGCCAAGCCGAGCCCGAGTGCAATTACGCGTACGAACACTACACGCGTGCATGTGGTCCCGTGCTGAACGGCGACAGGAAAAAGTGCCCGAGCCACTGCATCTCTTCGCTTGTGCAGCTCAATCTGACCAAAAGCGGGCCGGCTCTAGAGGACTGCAGCTGTGCTCACGATCCGCTGTGCACAAGCACCAAGCGGGCCATCGAGCCGTGCCTGCCCAGGACTACCAGCACGGGCTGCACGGAGGCTCGGCGTCAGTGCGAGAGGGACCAGCAGTGCAGCTCCACCATGCACGATTATCTGAACCACTGCGGGAAACTTTTTAGCGGGGCGATCTGCACCAACGCATGTAGGAATGTGATCGCGAACATGCGTAAAATCCCCAAAGGTCAGCAGCTGGACACTTGCATGTGTGACGGCACGGAGAGGGCCATCTGTGAGTTTGTGAAGAGCAGCATGAAGGCGCTCTGCTTCGACTCTCCGGTCAGAGAAGAGGAGGGCAGCGGTTCCGAGTATGTCCAGGATCCAGATTATGACGACGACCCCTCGGATCCGGACTATCCAGAGGAGCTGGAGAGCGGAGCCTCTCCCCCTGCTGCAACCCACTGTGTTTTGACCCTCTTGGCATCCATTTTGGCTCTATTGCCCCTCATTTAGTCCCCGGGTTCATAATCTGCCCTGGCTATTGTCCGGATAAAAGGCAATCTAAACTTTTGTCACTCATTGACCTGCTTCTTCTGAAAAGGTTAGAGCTTCAGAGACTCACGGAAAGCCTTATTTGGGGGGGTTTGAAAAGACTTGAAACGCTGAAGGATATCAAATCAGGATATTTTCTATGCAAATCACAGCAGAAAGATCTGTTTTGAAAGTGCCTGAGCTGCAGGCTGCTTCTCTTATCAAACCACAACACTTCACGGCTCTCCACATGCTTTGCTTATGTGATAAGCTAAATTAgattgtctcctctctctcacacagactCTGATAGTAAAGCTGTCAGGATAGAGACACAGTGTTTTGGAAACAATGCAACATTTAATCAGTTTATGCTCTGCACTGCcaatccttttgttttgttttaaaagatatGAACTATTTTTATATGATACTGTTGCCACCTGGCACCAGGCTGATCTGATTTACAAGTATTTAATGCTGGAATCTCTAAATGTGTAAATAGAGGAGGAGTTCAAGTGAAACAGTAATTTATTACATGCCACCTAGTTACATCCAAATGTTCATCATGTGAATAAAAGACTGAATTCCAGCTTTAAAGGGAAGTTATTTGTGACTGTATTCTCTTCAAAGATACTGTGCATTGTATATAATGTGTATAGCCTTTATAGATTTTTTCCAGAGAATCCTCTATGTTTGAGGCTATGAGATGATTTATTCACTGTGTATAGCCTAGAGAAAGAAATGTCTAAATCCACTGTATGATTGCCTTATTGATATACTTTTATAGAAGGCATAAAGGAAACTTGAAGATATAATTTTTTGACTGtgacttctttgtttttcacttccTATGCTTTGCCATTTGATAGAACTGAAATGCTTTATACTGAATTTGTAACACATACTGTGTTAAACGGTAACAACAAATCTTATAATAAGTAAGTACAGTGAAGATTAGCTTTTGGATCATTCTTCATAAGCACTGTCGCTGGTGAAAGAAGAAAACCTGTTTGTTCTCCCTTTAAATGACATCATTTTGGTTAACTTGCCTAATGTGTGCAACCTAATTacgtaaaaaaaatcaaat is a window of Labrus mixtus chromosome 5, fLabMix1.1, whole genome shotgun sequence DNA encoding:
- the gas1a gene encoding growth arrest-specific protein 1a encodes the protein MASSGARTKSVCRSIWPLVSVLLFLGYSSVASPSHGRRLICWQAIMNCQAEPECNYAYEHYTRACGPVLNGDRKKCPSHCISSLVQLNLTKSGPALEDCSCAHDPLCTSTKRAIEPCLPRTTSTGCTEARRQCERDQQCSSTMHDYLNHCGKLFSGAICTNACRNVIANMRKIPKGQQLDTCMCDGTERAICEFVKSSMKALCFDSPVREEEGSGSEYVQDPDYDDDPSDPDYPEELESGASPPAATHCVLTLLASILALLPLI